From the genome of Candidatus Nitrosocosmicus oleophilus, one region includes:
- a CDS encoding carbohydrate ABC transporter permease, which translates to MGKLSSHTIEKIEKSFVYIAIFTFIGLTLFPLIWVFTTSLKPNDETMSFPPKLIPEHVTLENYAFVFTDSTIVKSLYNSLIVSFGSMILNVTICALAGYALARFEFKAKRILFSLILGLFMIPVVINIIPLYSILANLGLLNSLVSLILTFQILIIPLNVILLKNYFETIPKELEESALIDGCSRIGVLRRITIPLSMPGFAVASIFSFIFSWNEFVLPIVLANSPNSTLFQVALYQFISLYRIEWGYLAAGITIALLPVIILIVAFQRQMIKGFTMGSLRG; encoded by the coding sequence TTGGGTAAACTTTCCAGTCATACAATTGAAAAGATTGAAAAATCCTTTGTTTACATTGCGATATTTACGTTCATTGGGCTCACTTTATTTCCATTGATTTGGGTTTTTACTACGTCTTTAAAACCGAATGATGAAACTATGAGTTTTCCTCCAAAATTGATTCCAGAACATGTTACTCTTGAAAATTATGCTTTTGTCTTTACAGATTCGACCATTGTAAAAAGTCTATACAATAGCTTAATTGTTAGCTTTGGGAGTATGATTCTAAATGTTACTATATGTGCTTTAGCTGGGTACGCTCTGGCTCGATTTGAGTTTAAAGCTAAAAGGATATTGTTTTCTCTTATACTGGGTTTATTTATGATACCGGTAGTAATAAACATAATACCTCTATATAGTATTCTTGCAAATCTAGGACTACTTAATTCCCTCGTTTCTCTGATTCTAACCTTTCAAATACTCATTATTCCGTTAAACGTGATATTATTAAAAAACTATTTTGAAACTATACCAAAAGAATTAGAAGAATCTGCACTAATCGATGGTTGTTCAAGGATAGGGGTATTGAGAAGAATTACAATTCCACTATCTATGCCCGGCTTCGCAGTTGCGTCGATTTTTTCTTTTATTTTTTCCTGGAACGAATTTGTTCTACCGATAGTACTTGCAAATTCTCCAAATTCCACTCTATTTCAGGTGGCTTTATATCAATTCATCTCTTTGTACAGGATCGAATGGGGATACCTGGCTGCAGGGATCACTATAGCGCTATTGCCAGTGATTATTCTCATCGTGGCTTTCCAAAGACAAATGATAAAAGGATTTACCATGGGATCGTTAAGAGGATAA
- a CDS encoding alpha/beta fold hydrolase, which translates to MNHDTKLNENNLITNTNDNNYYKRQLVETYVDAFASSIKFYSRVYGAFIEAFSVPFTDAREDLKEIKKEAIVGNALMFTSYDKQQEIYDISEKIILSKIRNKFDTNFRDKAFVASLSEFIKSYCDIAKITGAGLIYQYFSNVNSFWNNEFIEPLRDVIYRTPCHKIHSENKYSLFHYDLPQENNHRQKNDEHEIVKKGMSSTKLASGGFTTPVSTPLLIIYAFINRNYILDLLPDSSIVRNFQKQGFDVYTTDWGTPSAYDKELTVGHYVNHYLTDAIDHILEHSNSEKVSLLGYCWGGDLALMLAALHPEKIKNIVTFATPGDFSVDNNLLSVWTKSINANSIVDTFGNTPSWFINSSFLLRSPIDFLHKYPHFFFEGKPKDIDSLIQFFATETWLYDSPPIIGEIYKQFVNDCYKKNLLIKNEMIIGKNDKIDLSKIKQPYLNVIAKRDDLVDPSSSRAINNAIGSVDKSTIEFNSGHVGACISSRAHEQLWPKVGDWLKSR; encoded by the coding sequence ATGAATCATGATACTAAATTAAATGAAAATAACCTTATTACAAATACCAATGACAATAATTATTATAAACGCCAATTAGTGGAAACTTATGTTGATGCTTTTGCTTCTTCGATCAAATTTTATTCTAGAGTTTATGGCGCGTTTATTGAGGCCTTTTCTGTGCCATTTACTGATGCGAGAGAAGATCTAAAAGAAATAAAAAAGGAAGCTATAGTTGGTAATGCCTTGATGTTTACTAGCTATGATAAACAACAAGAAATCTACGATATATCTGAAAAAATAATACTTTCTAAAATACGTAATAAATTTGATACAAACTTTAGAGATAAAGCATTTGTGGCATCTCTTTCAGAATTTATTAAAAGCTATTGCGACATTGCGAAAATTACAGGAGCTGGATTGATATATCAATACTTCTCCAATGTAAACTCCTTTTGGAACAATGAATTTATCGAGCCTTTGAGAGATGTAATATATAGAACCCCATGTCACAAGATCCACTCTGAAAACAAATATTCTCTGTTTCATTATGATTTGCCTCAAGAAAATAATCATAGACAAAAAAATGATGAACATGAGATTGTCAAAAAGGGGATGTCAAGTACAAAACTAGCATCTGGTGGATTTACTACTCCTGTTTCTACACCTCTACTGATTATCTATGCGTTTATTAACAGAAATTACATTCTCGACCTTCTTCCCGATTCGAGTATCGTTAGAAATTTTCAAAAACAAGGCTTTGATGTCTATACTACAGATTGGGGAACTCCAAGTGCATATGATAAGGAACTAACTGTGGGGCATTATGTGAACCACTATCTTACCGACGCAATAGATCACATATTGGAGCATTCAAATTCTGAAAAGGTTTCATTATTGGGTTATTGTTGGGGAGGTGACCTGGCTCTTATGTTGGCAGCACTACATCCTGAAAAAATAAAGAACATAGTGACTTTTGCAACACCAGGTGATTTTAGTGTTGATAATAATCTCTTAAGCGTGTGGACAAAAAGCATAAACGCCAATTCTATTGTAGATACATTCGGTAATACTCCTAGTTGGTTTATTAATAGTTCATTTTTGCTCAGGAGCCCAATAGATTTTCTGCACAAATATCCTCACTTTTTCTTTGAGGGAAAACCTAAAGACATAGATTCCCTGATCCAATTCTTCGCTACAGAGACTTGGCTTTATGATAGTCCTCCTATAATAGGTGAGATATACAAGCAATTTGTAAATGACTGTTACAAGAAAAATCTGCTAATAAAAAATGAAATGATAATAGGGAAAAATGATAAGATTGATTTGAGTAAAATTAAACAACCTTACTTAAATGTAATTGCGAAGAGGGATGATTTGGTTGATCCCTCATCAAGTAGGGCGATTAATAATGCAATAGGAAGTGTAGACAAATCAACCATAGAATTCAATTCAGGTCATGTTGGTGCTTGTATAAGTTCTAGAGCACATGAACAGTTGTGGCCTAAGGTAGGCGACTGGTTAAAAAGCAGATAA